One genomic segment of Nerophis lumbriciformis linkage group LG20, RoL_Nlum_v2.1, whole genome shotgun sequence includes these proteins:
- the LOC133619460 gene encoding tubulin beta-1 chain translates to MREIVHLQAGQCGNQIGAKFWEVISDEHGIDPTGTYHGDSDLQLDRINVYYNEASGGKYVPRAVLVDLEPGTMDSVRSGPFGQVFRPDNFVFGQSGAGNNWAKGHYTEGAELVDSVLDVVRKEAESCDCLQGFQLTHSLGGGTGSGMGTLLISKIREEYPDRIMNTFSVVPSPKVSDTVVEPYNATLSVHQLVENTDETYCIDNEALYDICFRTLKLTTPSYGDLNHLVSATMSGVTTCLRFPGQLNADLRKLAVNMVPFPRLHFFMPGFAPLTSRGSQQYRSLTVPELTQQMFDAKNMMAACDPRHGRYLTVAAIFRGRMSMKEVDEQMLNVQNKNSSYFVEWIPNNVKTAVCDIPPRGLKMAATFIGNSTAIQELFKRISEQFTAMFRRKAFLHWYTGEGMDEMEFTEAESNMNDLVSEYQQYQDATAEEEGEFGEEDEEEMA, encoded by the exons TTTTGGGAGGTGATCAGCGACGAGCACGGCATTGACCCAACTGGCACGTACCATGGTGACAGCGACCTGCAGCTGGACAGGATCAACGTCTACTACAATGAAGCCTCAG GCGGGAAGTATGTGCCCCGTGCCGTGTTGGTGGATCTGGAGCCAGGCACGATGGACTCTGTGAGGTCTGGACCTTTTGGTCAGGTCTTCAGACCGGACAACTTTGTTTTTG GTCAGAGCGGTGCTGGTAACAACTGGGCCAAAGGTCACTACACGGAAGGGGCGGAGCTGGTGGATTCCGTCTTGGACGTGGTGCGAAAAGAGGCGGAGAGCTGCGACTGCCTCCAAGGTTTCCAGCTCACACACTCCCTGGGCGGAGGCACCGGCTCCGGCATGGGTACTCTGCTCATCAGCAAAATCCGAGAAGAGTACCCGGACCGTATCATGAACACCTTCAGCGTGGTGCCTTCCCCCAAAGTGTCGGACACAGTGGTGGAGCCCTACAACGCCACGCTGTCTGTGCACCAGCTGGTGGAAAACACGGACGAGACCTACTGCATCGACAATGAAGCTCTGTACGATATCTGCTTCCGCACCCTCAAGCTCACCACGCCCTCCTACGGCGACCTCAACCACCTGGTCTCCGCCACCATGAGCGGCGTCACCACCTGCCTTAGGTTCCCCGGGCAGCTCAACGCTGACCTGCGGAAGCTGGCGGTCAACATGGTGCCCTTCCCCCGTCTGCACTTCTTCATGCCGGGCTTCGCTCCCCTCACCAGCAGAGGCAGCCAGCAGTACAGGTCGCTCACCGTGCCCGAGCTCACCCAACAGATGTTCGACGCCAAGAACATGATGGCCGCCTGCGACCCGCGCCACGGCCGCTACCTCACGGTAGCCGCCATCTTCCGCGGCCGCATGTCCATGAAGGAGGTGGACGAGCAGATGCTCAACGTGCAGAACAAGAACAGCAGCTACTTTGTGGAATGGATCCCCAACAACGTCAAGACGGCCGTGTGCGACATTCCTCCCCGGGGCCTGAAGATGGCCGCCACCTTCATTGGCAACAGCACGGCCATCCAGGAGCTGTTCAAGCGTATCTCCGAGCAGTTCACAGCCATGTTCCGGCGTAAGGCTTTCCTCCACTGGTACACGGGCGAGGGCATGGATGAGATGGAGTTCACCGAGGCCGAGAGCAACATGAACGACCTGGTGTCCGAGTACCAGCAGTACCAGGACGCCACCGCCGAGGAGGAGGGAGAGTTCGGCGAGGAGGATGAAGAGGAGATGGCCTAA